The Sulfitobacter sp. SK011 genome has a window encoding:
- a CDS encoding allophanate hydrolase subunit 1: MTDWPKIRTVGLSGILVSFADKLSEPANRAALAFRAAIDGQNWPEVSETSTSLVSAFLQVDLAATPFEAMKERLIDLIKQQDWFAAPLPEGRTLWHVPTVYGTDLAPQLEEAAEVAGVDPDTAIKQLSQARVRVLTIGFAPGQPYLGELSETWNIPRQQKLTQAVPAGALVVAVRQLVVFTNVTPTGWRHVGQTAFKTFRPDAARPFALSPGDEMMFPAISEAELKDIKDKDTSGNGGAEMEVLT, from the coding sequence ATGACTGATTGGCCAAAAATTCGCACTGTTGGGCTGTCTGGCATCCTCGTCAGTTTCGCCGATAAACTGTCCGAACCTGCCAACCGCGCGGCACTGGCATTTCGTGCGGCAATTGATGGCCAGAACTGGCCCGAGGTGTCAGAAACCAGTACATCCCTTGTCTCGGCATTCTTGCAGGTTGACCTTGCCGCCACACCGTTTGAGGCGATGAAAGAGCGTCTCATCGACCTCATCAAGCAGCAAGACTGGTTTGCAGCGCCATTGCCTGAAGGGCGTACATTATGGCATGTGCCGACGGTCTATGGCACTGATCTGGCCCCACAGTTGGAAGAGGCCGCCGAGGTCGCAGGCGTTGACCCTGACACGGCGATCAAACAGCTTTCCCAAGCGCGCGTACGGGTGTTGACCATCGGCTTTGCGCCTGGTCAGCCCTATTTGGGCGAGTTGAGCGAGACCTGGAACATTCCCAGACAACAAAAACTGACCCAGGCCGTGCCCGCAGGCGCGTTGGTTGTGGCGGTGCGTCAACTGGTTGTGTTTACCAATGTGACACCAACAGGCTGGCGGCACGTTGGGCAGACCGCGTTTAAAACATTCCGGCCTGACGCCGCGCGCCCTTTTGCCCTGTCGCCCGGTGACGAAATGATGTTTCCGGCAATATCTGAGGCAGAGCTGAAGGATATCAAAGACAAGGACACATCCGGCAATGGCGGTGCCGAGATGGAGGTTCTGACATGA
- a CDS encoding TRAP transporter small permease — MTLLRKFLDFIYVAAGAIAALCLVTILLLIVAQMVARWTGAVFPGAASYAGYAMAGASFLAFANALNRGAHIRVSILLNSLSVGPKRLLEIWCFGLAAAISAYFTYYAYWFVYWSWKFKEISQDQDATQLWIPQSVMVLGGAILTVALIDNLVSVIVKGDHRITRDLVDQSFGE; from the coding sequence ATGACATTGCTGCGCAAATTTCTTGATTTTATCTATGTTGCTGCGGGGGCCATTGCGGCGCTTTGTCTGGTCACCATTCTGCTGCTGATCGTGGCACAAATGGTCGCGCGCTGGACGGGTGCGGTCTTTCCGGGTGCGGCAAGTTATGCAGGCTACGCGATGGCCGGTGCCAGTTTCCTTGCCTTTGCCAATGCATTGAACCGGGGTGCGCACATCCGCGTTTCGATCTTGCTTAATTCACTTTCAGTCGGGCCAAAACGCCTGCTTGAAATCTGGTGCTTTGGCCTTGCGGCGGCAATTTCGGCCTATTTCACCTATTACGCCTATTGGTTTGTCTATTGGTCGTGGAAATTCAAAGAGATCAGCCAGGATCAAGATGCGACGCAACTTTGGATACCGCAATCTGTGATGGTCCTTGGTGGTGCAATCCTGACCGTCGCCCTGATCGACAATCTTGTTTCCGTCATCGTCAAAGGTGATCACCGGATCACCCGGGACCTTGTCGATCAAAGTTTTGGGGAATGA
- a CDS encoding TRAP transporter large permease: MTEIYAIILFLFVLFFLLGTGVWVGLALMGVAWVGMELFTTRPVGDAMITTIWASSSSWTLTALPLFIWMGEILYRTRLSEDMFKGLSPWLARLPGGLVHTNIVGCTVFAAVSGSSAATLTTVGKMSIPELRSRNYPEKMIIGTLAGAATLGLMIPPSLALIVYGVTVNESITKLFFAGVMPGLVLAAMFMGYLAIYSWTSKDWKPLVEPAMSFAEKLRNSRFLIPVFALITVVIGSMYLGFATATEAAAIGVIGSLTLALFQGSLNWFSFRDSLMGAMRTSAMIALILAGAAFLKLSMGFTGLPRALAEMIAEMGLTRFQLLMALLVFYIVLGMFLDGISVIVLTIAVVEPLVRDAGIDLIWFGIFVVIVIEMAQITPPIGFNLFVLQGMTDHEMGYITRAALPMFAIMVLMVFLLIWFPEIATWLPDNLRKGPV; the protein is encoded by the coding sequence ATGACCGAGATTTATGCCATCATCCTTTTCCTCTTTGTCCTCTTCTTCCTGCTTGGCACCGGCGTCTGGGTCGGGCTTGCCCTGATGGGTGTTGCCTGGGTCGGGATGGAGCTTTTCACCACACGCCCTGTCGGTGACGCCATGATCACCACGATCTGGGCGTCCTCCTCCAGCTGGACGTTAACCGCGCTGCCGCTGTTCATCTGGATGGGCGAGATCCTGTATCGAACCCGGTTAAGCGAGGACATGTTCAAAGGGCTGTCCCCTTGGCTGGCGCGGTTGCCGGGTGGCCTGGTGCATACCAACATTGTCGGATGTACCGTGTTTGCCGCCGTCTCCGGCTCCTCCGCCGCGACGTTGACGACCGTGGGCAAGATGTCGATTCCTGAGCTGCGCAGTCGGAACTATCCCGAGAAAATGATCATCGGTACTTTGGCGGGTGCTGCAACCCTGGGTCTGATGATCCCACCGTCGTTGGCGCTGATTGTCTATGGCGTCACGGTAAATGAAAGCATCACCAAACTGTTCTTTGCCGGCGTGATGCCGGGTCTCGTGCTGGCGGCGATGTTCATGGGCTACCTCGCCATCTACAGTTGGACTTCCAAGGATTGGAAACCCCTTGTTGAACCGGCCATGTCATTCGCAGAAAAGCTGCGCAATTCGCGGTTCCTGATCCCGGTTTTCGCCCTGATCACCGTTGTCATCGGGTCTATGTACCTTGGCTTTGCCACCGCAACCGAAGCGGCTGCCATCGGTGTAATCGGTTCATTGACGCTCGCGCTTTTTCAGGGGTCGCTGAACTGGTTCAGTTTCCGCGACAGCCTGATGGGTGCAATGCGCACCTCTGCGATGATCGCACTGATCCTGGCCGGCGCTGCATTTTTGAAACTTTCAATGGGGTTCACCGGCCTGCCCCGCGCCTTGGCGGAAATGATTGCTGAGATGGGCCTGACCCGGTTTCAGCTGCTGATGGCTTTGCTGGTGTTTTATATCGTGCTGGGCATGTTTTTGGATGGAATTTCTGTGATCGTGCTGACAATCGCAGTGGTGGAGCCCTTGGTGCGTGATGCAGGCATCGACCTGATCTGGTTCGGTATTTTTGTGGTTATTGTGATCGAAATGGCTCAAATCACGCCGCCGATTGGGTTCAACCTCTTTGTGCTGCAAGGCATGACAGATCACGAGATGGGCTATATCACCCGCGCCGCGCTCCCGATGTTTGCGATCATGGTGTTGATGGTGTTCCTGCTGATCTGGTTCCCGGAAATTGCGACTTGGTTGCCCGACAACCTGCGCAAGGGGCCGGTGTAG
- the pxpA gene encoding LamB/YcsF family protein, with amino-acid sequence MTYVDLNADMGESFGPWKMGDDAALLNIVTSANIACGGHAGDADVMAATMTLAHQNGVGIGAHPGFMDLVGFGRNRMSVPRATLQNQIRYQVAASIGMAKSVGAKVRHLKLHGAIGNMTSEDETMARDLFEAALSVDPDLIIMVLAATAQQRAAQSLGCAWASEIFADRAYNDDATLVDRSKPGAVIHDAALAGKRMVEMVQARAIITESGKHIPTPIDTICMHGDTPEAVQIAGSVRRDLEAAGITVRQFEGH; translated from the coding sequence ATGACGTATGTGGACCTGAATGCCGACATGGGAGAAAGCTTTGGCCCATGGAAGATGGGCGACGATGCTGCCCTGTTGAATATTGTGACTTCGGCCAATATCGCCTGTGGCGGACATGCGGGCGACGCGGATGTGATGGCCGCCACCATGACGCTTGCACATCAAAACGGGGTGGGGATTGGCGCGCATCCGGGATTTATGGATCTGGTTGGATTTGGGCGCAACCGGATGTCGGTGCCGCGCGCGACGTTGCAAAACCAAATCCGCTATCAGGTTGCCGCAAGCATCGGCATGGCCAAATCCGTGGGTGCAAAAGTGCGGCATTTGAAACTGCATGGTGCCATCGGTAACATGACATCCGAAGACGAAACCATGGCGCGCGACCTGTTCGAAGCGGCGCTGAGCGTGGACCCAGACCTGATCATCATGGTTCTGGCGGCCACGGCACAACAGCGCGCTGCGCAATCATTGGGATGTGCATGGGCCAGCGAAATTTTCGCCGACCGGGCCTATAACGATGATGCGACACTGGTGGACAGATCAAAGCCCGGTGCGGTGATCCATGATGCAGCACTTGCCGGAAAACGCATGGTCGAAATGGTCCAGGCGCGCGCGATCATCACGGAAAGCGGCAAGCATATTCCCACACCGATTGACACGATTTGCATGCATGGGGACACGCCCGAAGCAGTTCAAATCGCCGGGTCCGTGCGCAGGGATCTTGAGGCGGCAGGGATCACAGTGCGCCAGTTCGAGGGGCATTGA
- a CDS encoding biotin-dependent carboxyltransferase family protein yields the protein MTATLTILQAGPALSLQDLGRPGYLAQGLTRGGASDPTALYEGAALLRQPVGGAAIEMAGTGGSFRSDTDIRIAMTGAKMAANIDGESLIWNASHLLPAGATLTIGGAQNGSYGYFHVGGGFATEPQMGSRASHLSAGLGQALKSGDTLPVGKDGGKDIGMTLPADTRFGGGVVRVVASMQTEAFAPETRERFIQTPFKRDSRANRMGVRMDHDGTGFSTDGQLSIVSEVIVPGDIQITGDGAPFVLMCECQTTGGYPRIGTVIPCDLPRIAQAQTGAAIRFEFIEMDQAVALQSRYLKELKSLASSVVPLVRDLANIRDLLSYQLVGGVVSADADPFQEEV from the coding sequence ATGACCGCAACATTGACGATCCTTCAGGCCGGCCCGGCCCTCAGTTTGCAAGATCTTGGGCGGCCCGGGTATCTTGCTCAAGGGCTAACGCGCGGAGGAGCTTCTGATCCGACAGCCCTTTATGAAGGGGCTGCTTTGCTGCGCCAACCAGTTGGTGGTGCCGCGATTGAGATGGCCGGAACCGGCGGCAGTTTCAGGTCCGACACTGACATTCGCATCGCCATGACGGGGGCCAAGATGGCGGCCAATATTGACGGTGAATCGCTGATCTGGAACGCCAGCCATCTGTTGCCCGCCGGGGCCACCCTGACAATCGGCGGCGCACAGAATGGCAGTTATGGCTATTTCCATGTTGGCGGTGGATTTGCTACCGAGCCACAGATGGGGTCCCGTGCCAGCCACCTGAGCGCGGGATTGGGTCAAGCACTCAAGAGCGGTGATACCCTGCCTGTTGGCAAGGACGGCGGCAAAGACATCGGTATGACCCTTCCCGCCGACACCCGCTTTGGCGGTGGTGTTGTCCGCGTTGTTGCATCAATGCAAACGGAGGCGTTCGCGCCGGAAACCCGGGAAAGGTTTATCCAGACCCCGTTCAAACGGGACAGCCGTGCCAACCGGATGGGGGTCCGCATGGACCATGACGGGACGGGATTTTCAACCGACGGTCAGCTCAGCATCGTATCCGAGGTGATTGTGCCGGGTGACATCCAGATTACCGGTGATGGTGCCCCGTTTGTGCTGATGTGCGAATGCCAGACCACGGGGGGCTATCCGCGTATCGGCACCGTGATCCCCTGCGACCTGCCGCGCATTGCGCAGGCGCAGACCGGGGCGGCGATCCGCTTTGAATTCATTGAGATGGATCAGGCGGTCGCGCTCCAATCCCGCTATCTCAAGGAACTTAAGAGCCTTGCGTCGTCTGTAGTGCCATTGGTCCGTGACCTGGCAAACATCCGTGATCTGCTTAGCTATCAACTGGTTGGCGGTGTTGTCTCTGCTGATGCGGACCCATTCCAAGAGGAGGTTTGA
- the leuB gene encoding 3-isopropylmalate dehydrogenase: protein MANPTLLILAGDGIGPEVMEQVTRVIDWFGEKRDLPFNIEHDLVGGAAYDKHGTPLHDDTMAKALAADAVLLGAVGGPKYDVLDFSVKPERGLLRLRKEMDLFSNLRPAQCFDALADFSSLKKDIVAGLDIMIVRELTSGVYFGEPRGIFEEGNERVGINTQRYTESEIDRVARSAFELARRRGNKVCSMEKANVMESGILWREVVQRVHDADYPDVELSHMYADNGAMQLVRAPKQFDVILTDNLFGDILSDCAAMLTGSLGMLPSASLGAPNADGRPKALYEPVHGSAPDIAGQGKANPIACILSFAMALRYSFDQGDEAARVEAAIEKVLSDGARTADLMGEEGGTPISTSQMGDAILAALEESL from the coding sequence ATGGCCAACCCAACCTTGCTTATCCTCGCCGGTGACGGCATCGGACCCGAAGTCATGGAACAGGTCACACGCGTGATCGACTGGTTTGGGGAAAAGCGTGATCTGCCGTTCAATATCGAACATGATCTGGTTGGTGGCGCTGCCTATGACAAGCACGGCACGCCGCTTCACGATGACACAATGGCCAAGGCGTTGGCCGCAGATGCGGTATTGCTGGGCGCTGTTGGTGGGCCAAAATATGACGTTCTGGATTTCAGCGTAAAACCGGAACGCGGATTGCTGCGCCTGCGCAAAGAGATGGACCTCTTTTCGAACTTGCGCCCTGCCCAATGTTTCGACGCACTTGCCGATTTCTCTTCGCTCAAAAAGGATATCGTTGCAGGTCTTGATATCATGATCGTGCGTGAACTGACTTCTGGCGTTTATTTCGGCGAACCGCGTGGGATATTTGAAGAAGGTAACGAACGGGTTGGCATCAACACCCAGCGCTATACCGAATCGGAGATTGACCGCGTTGCGCGATCTGCCTTTGAACTGGCGCGCCGTCGCGGCAACAAAGTCTGCTCAATGGAAAAAGCGAACGTGATGGAATCCGGGATATTGTGGCGCGAGGTTGTACAGCGCGTGCACGATGCGGATTATCCTGATGTCGAATTGAGCCATATGTATGCAGACAACGGCGCGATGCAGCTGGTGCGTGCGCCCAAGCAATTTGATGTGATCCTGACCGACAATCTTTTTGGCGACATCCTGTCCGATTGTGCGGCGATGCTGACCGGATCGCTGGGGATGCTGCCCTCTGCCAGTCTTGGCGCGCCAAATGCGGATGGCCGGCCCAAGGCACTCTATGAACCGGTGCACGGATCAGCGCCCGATATCGCGGGTCAGGGAAAAGCAAACCCGATTGCCTGTATCCTCAGCTTTGCCATGGCCTTGCGCTATTCCTTTGACCAGGGCGACGAAGCGGCACGGGTCGAAGCCGCGATAGAGAAAGTCCTGTCAGATGGGGCCCGCACCGCAGATTTGATGGGCGAAGAAGGCGGCACGCCAATCAGCACAAGCCAGATGGGTGACGCTATTCTCGCAGCTCTTGAGGAAAGCCTTTAG